CGGGCATCGGCTACCCGGCCCCCGTGCGCGCCCGCTACGACATGGTGGCCGTGGACCCGCGCGGGGTGGCCCGCAGCGAACCCGTCGAATGCCTCACCGGCAAGGAGATGGACGCCTACACGCAGGTGGACCAGACCCCCGACGACCCGGCGGAGACCGCCGCGCTGAAGGAGGCCTACGGCGCGTTTGCGGCGGGCTGCGAGAAGCGCTCGGGCAAGATCCTCCCGCACGTCTCCACGGTCGAGACGGCACGCGACATGGACATCCTGCGCGGCCTGCTCGGCGACGAGAAGCTGCACTACGTGGGCGCCTCCTACGGCACCTTCCTCGGGGCGACGTACGCCGACCTGTTCCCCCGGAGGGTGGGCCGGCTCGTGCTCGACGGGGCGATGGACCCGTCACTGCCCGCGATCGACGTCAACCGGGACCAGACCGCCGGTTTCGAGACCGCCTTCCAGTCCTTCGCCGCGGACTGCGTCCAGCAGCGGGAGTGCCCGCTGGGCACGGCCTCCGCCGACGCCGCGGCGAGGGCCATGAAGAAGCTCTTCGCCGAACTGGACGCCGAGCCCGTCCCGACCGGTGAGAGCCGGATGCTGGGCGAGTCGCTCGCGACGACGGGCGTGATCGCGGCGATGTACGACGAGGCGGCCTGGCCGCAGCTCCGCGAGGCCGTCGCCGGAGCCCAGGAAGGCGACGGCTCGGGCCTCCTGGCCCTGGCGGACAGCTACTACGAGCGGGAACCGGACGGCACGTACGCCAACCTGATGTTCGCCAACTCGGCGGTGAACTGTCTCGATCTCGCCCCCGCGTTCACCGGCCCGGAAGCCGTCGAGGAGGCGCTGCCCTCCTTCGAGAAGGCGTCACCGGTCTTCGGCAAGGGCTTCGCCTGGGCGGCTCTGAACTGCGCGTCCTGGCCCGTCCCCGCCACCGGCGAGGCCCACCGCATCGAGGCGGAGGGCGCCGGCCCCGTCGTCGTGGTCGGCACCACCCGCGACCCGGCCACGCCGTACCGCTGGGCGCAGGGGCTCGCGGACCAGCTCTCCTCGGGCCGCCTCCTCACCTACGAGGGCGACGGGCACACGGCGTACGGGCGGGGCAGCGACTGCGTCGACACGGCGATCAACACGTACCTGCTGGAGGGAACTCCGCCCGAGGACGGCAAGAAATGCTCCTGACCTGCGGTTACGCTCCCGGGGGCGGGCGGTTCGGAGCACCCCTGGAAACTGTGTAGACTTGGCGTCGCTGCTGGTCGCACCATGGTGTGCCCGGAGCGTGCCGCCTTAGCTCAGTTGGCCAGAGCAACGCACTCGTAATGCGTAGGTCTCGGGTTCGAATCCCGAAGGCGGCTCCACTCAAAGCCCAGCCCAGACAGTGTCTGAGCTGGGCTTTTTCGTTCAACGGATGCGACGACGGCGCCGGGCGCGGTCCGCTCGGGTGTCGGCGGTCTCACTTCTGGTCTCAGTCGGGCCAGGTTCCGGGACCGACGGGGGCGCCGGCGGCGGCACAAAGAACTCGCCCATCCGCCGCATGGCGTCCTTGGACAGGTGGGACCGCCCCTTGACGTACCGCCGGGTCTGACTGATCTGTGTGTGCCGCAGGATCTCCATGATCGTGGGCATGTCGACGCCCAGCTCGTTCAGGATCGTGCCGGCGGTGTGGCGGCTCCCGTCGTACAGGCGGCGGTCATCGATCCCGGCTTTTTTGAGTAGTTCCTTGAACTCTTCGTAGTCCACGCGCGGGTCCAGCGGTCGGCCATCCGGTCGCGAGAACACGACATCGTGCTCCTGCCACAGCTCCCCGGCTGCCTCTCGCATTGCTTCCTGCTGAGCCTTGTGGTCGAGCAGGAAGGGAATGAAGACGGGCGGGATCGGCACGGCGTTCCGGCTCTTCTTGGTCTTGGGACGGGTGAAAGTGAGCCCGCCGTCTTTGCGCTCAGGGCAGGCGCTCGCATGTTTGATGCACGTCTTGGCGCGCGGCTTCGGACAGCCGCGCTTGTAGCCCTTGTGGGTGGGGCAGTCGGGCGGGCACGGCTCGAAGCGGTGCAGACGCTGCCCACAGGCCTGCGGGTCGTCGCAGCCGTGCCGCCACGTGAGCCGCTGAAGCTGCCACTCGGGGCGGAACAGTTCCGCTTCCAGGTCGACGTACGACCAGCGGAGCCCGAGCGTCTCGCCCTGCCGGAACCTCATGCCGACACCGACGATCCACCGCATGAAGGTGGGCCGCCTCGCCGCCGCTTCGAGGAACGCCTTGGCCTCCTCCTTGGTGAAGGGGTTGGCCTCGGTCTCGTCGATGCTCGGCGGGTCCACGAGCGTGGCGACGTTCTCGCCGACGACGCGGCGCCGGTGGGCGATTTTCAAGGCGCGGGACAGGATGCGGTGCACTTTCACGACGTGGGAGGGAGCGTGGCCGGCGTCGAGCATGGCCCGGTACATCCGCTCCAGGTGCTCGGGCTGCAACTTGTCGATGCGGTGCTTACCGACGCCGGGGATGATGTCGTTGCGCGTCTTGGACCAATAGTCGTCGAGCGAGCGCGGCTTGAGCTTCAGGCTCGCGATGTCGGTGAGGTAGGTCTCCATCCAGGCCGCGACGGTCGGCTTGCGACCGGCGGCGGGTGCGCGTCCCTGGTCCCGCTGGCGCTCCAGCTCCTTCACCTTGCGCTTGATCTCGGCTTCCGTCCGGGCCCGGCGGTGGCGTCGGTCGGGACCGCCGTCGCTCTTTACACCCATCGTCACGCGGCCGTGCCACCAGCCGTCGGCGCCGAAGTAGATGGATGACTCCATGTTGGGCTTGCGGGGGCTCATGTGCTCCTCCATGCGGGAGGCGCCCCGAGCGAGGTGCTCGGGGCGCCTTGGTGACGTGCTCGGAGTCAGTTGGGCAGCGGGGCGAGGTTGGCCACGTAGGCTTCGAGGTCGGTACGACGGATCCGACGTGTACGTCCCAACTTGATGTACTTCAGGGCGCCTTCGGCCATCAGCTCGTAGACCGTGGAACGGCCGATGGCGAGTGCTTCGGCGACCTCTTCGGGCTTGTACAGGAGCCGGTCGACGGAAGCGGTAATCGCGATACTCATCCGGGCGTCTCCTTTGGGCTTGGGCATAGTCAGGGCTCGCGCCTGTCCGAGGTGCGGATTTCTGCGTCACCTGCGTCATCTGCGTCACTCATCGCTTTGACATGCGGTTTTGTTGTGACGCAGCGCGGTGGGGGTGTGTCACCGGTGACGCAGACCTGCGTCATTGGGTGACGCAGGTGACGCGGGGTGACGCAGGAATCGGCCGTCTGCGTCACCCGTCTTCCGGCAGGTCACCGGCCGTTTTCGGGGTGCGGGTGACGCAGGTGACGCAGTGTCTTCCTACTTAGAAGTCATCTCATTTGGGCGACTCGGTAGTCTGTGAGCCATGGTGGGGATCGTTGAGCGGCTGGTGCCGGACGAGTTGTGGGCGTTGTTCCAGCGGGTGGTGCCGGAGGCGCCGTCGCGGCCGCAGGGTGGTGGTCGGCGTCGGTACGGCGACCGGGAAGTGCTGGCGGCGATCGTCTTCGTGGCCACGTCAGGTTGTACCTGGCAGCAGCTGCCTTCGGCGTCGTTCGGCCCGTCCGGAGCGACCGCCCACCGGCGGTTCTCGGAGTGGTCGAAGGCCAGGGTGTGGGCCAGGCTCCACCGCCTGGTCCTCGACGAACTCGGTGCCCGCGGCGAGCTTGACTGGTCAAGGTGCGCGATCGACTCGGTGAACATGCGAGCCCTGAAAAGAGGGACCTGACAGGTCCGAATCCTGTCGACCGGGGCAAGTACGGCTCGAAGATCCACCTGATCACCGAACGGACCGGTCTGCCCATATCCGTCGGCATCTCCGGGGCCAACCTGCACGACAGCTAAGCCCTGATACCCCTCGTGAAGGGCATCCCGCCGATCCGCTCGCGCCGAGGCCGGCGACGGCGCAAGCCCGCCAAACTCCACGCCGACAAAGGATACGACTACGCCCACCTGCGGCGATGGCTACGCGAACGCGGCATCACCCACCGCATCGCACGCAAGGGAGTCGAGCCCTCCCAACGGCTGGGCCGCCACCGCTGGACCGTGGAACGCACCATGGCCTGGCTCGCCGGCTGCCGCCGACTCCACCGACGCTACGAACACAAGGCCGACTACTTCCTCGCCTTCACCAGCATCGCCTGCACCCTCATCTGCTACCGCCGACTCGCCAAATGAGATGACTTCTTAGACCGTGTCCTATGTGGTGATCCGGAGGAGTCGTTTGTAGCAGCAGAGTGCTGCGGCGAGGCCGAGGAAGGCCAGGTAGTTGCGGGGGTGGCGTTCGTAGCGGTGGTTGAGGCGGCGGTAGCCGGTCAGCCAGGACATGGTGCGCTCGATGACCCATCTGCGGCGTCCTAGCCGTTCGCTGGACTCGACTCCCTTGCGGGCGATACGGACCCCGATGTGCTTGCCCCATAGCCATTTCCGCAGGTGAGGGACGTCGTACGCTTTGTCCGCATGTAGACGCTGGGGCTTGAAGTAGCGGCCGCGGTGGGGGTTGTGTCTCGTTTGGTGGCCCTCGATCATGGGCTTCAGGGCGAGGCTGTCGTGGGTGTTCGCCGCGGTGAGGCCGACGAGGAGGGGCAGTCCGTTCGCGTCCGACAGGACGTGCATCTTGGAGCCCGGCTTGCCCCTGTCCACGGGGCTCGGACCTGTGAGTTCGCCCCCTTTTTAGCCCTCACGTGGGCGGAGTCGAGGACTGCCCGGGAGAGGTCGAGGAGGCCGGCGTCGTCCAGGCGGTGCAGGATCTCCTCGTGGAGCCGACCCCAGACACCGGCTCTCGACCAGATGAGGAATCTGCGGTGGGCTGTCGACTTCGATATCCCGAAGCACGGCGGCAGGGCCCGCCAGGCGCATCCGCTGACCAGGACGTAGATGATCGCGGCGAACAGCGTCTCATCAGGCGTGTCCTGCGTCCCGCCGCCCTGCGGCCTCACCCTCGACGGCGGGATCAGCGGCTCCGCGATCTCCCACAGCCCGTCCGGAACAATCCAACTCCACGTACCCCGCCCCATACCGAGCCCAACGAGCAAAGCCCACATAGGACACGGTC
This DNA window, taken from Streptomyces nitrosporeus, encodes the following:
- a CDS encoding alpha/beta hydrolase; amino-acid sequence: METRRLLRILATGLGTAGLLVSGCSGGGSAPSASATGSAVAEELRPYYTQKLRWRDCGVEGFQCTTMKAPLDYARPDGGDVDLAVARKKATGPGERIGSLLVNPGGPGGSAIGYLQGYAGIGYPAPVRARYDMVAVDPRGVARSEPVECLTGKEMDAYTQVDQTPDDPAETAALKEAYGAFAAGCEKRSGKILPHVSTVETARDMDILRGLLGDEKLHYVGASYGTFLGATYADLFPRRVGRLVLDGAMDPSLPAIDVNRDQTAGFETAFQSFAADCVQQRECPLGTASADAAARAMKKLFAELDAEPVPTGESRMLGESLATTGVIAAMYDEAAWPQLREAVAGAQEGDGSGLLALADSYYEREPDGTYANLMFANSAVNCLDLAPAFTGPEAVEEALPSFEKASPVFGKGFAWAALNCASWPVPATGEAHRIEAEGAGPVVVVGTTRDPATPYRWAQGLADQLSSGRLLTYEGDGHTAYGRGSDCVDTAINTYLLEGTPPEDGKKCS
- a CDS encoding tyrosine-type recombinase/integrase, whose protein sequence is MSPRKPNMESSIYFGADGWWHGRVTMGVKSDGGPDRRHRRARTEAEIKRKVKELERQRDQGRAPAAGRKPTVAAWMETYLTDIASLKLKPRSLDDYWSKTRNDIIPGVGKHRIDKLQPEHLERMYRAMLDAGHAPSHVVKVHRILSRALKIAHRRRVVGENVATLVDPPSIDETEANPFTKEEAKAFLEAAARRPTFMRWIVGVGMRFRQGETLGLRWSYVDLEAELFRPEWQLQRLTWRHGCDDPQACGQRLHRFEPCPPDCPTHKGYKRGCPKPRAKTCIKHASACPERKDGGLTFTRPKTKKSRNAVPIPPVFIPFLLDHKAQQEAMREAAGELWQEHDVVFSRPDGRPLDPRVDYEEFKELLKKAGIDDRRLYDGSRHTAGTILNELGVDMPTIMEILRHTQISQTRRYVKGRSHLSKDAMRRMGEFFVPPPAPPSVPEPGPTETRSETADTRADRARRRRRIR
- a CDS encoding helix-turn-helix domain-containing protein, which produces MSIAITASVDRLLYKPEEVAEALAIGRSTVYELMAEGALKYIKLGRTRRIRRTDLEAYVANLAPLPN
- a CDS encoding IS5 family transposase (programmed frameshift), with the translated sequence MGRGTWSWIVPDGLWEIAEPLIPPSRVRPQGGGTQDTPDETLFAAIIYVLVSGCAWRALPPCFGISKSTAHRRFLIWSRAGVWGRLHEEILHRLDDAGLLDLSRAVLDSAHVRAKKGGELTGPSPVDRGKPGSKMHVLSDANGLPLLVGLTAANTHDSLALKPMIEGHQTRHNPHRGRYFKPQRLHADKAYDVPHLRKWLWGKHIGVRIARKGVESSERLGRRRWVIERTMSWLTGYRRLNHRYERHPRNYLAFLGLAAALCCYKRLLRITT